The sequence below is a genomic window from Rhizobium gallicum bv. gallicum R602sp.
CCACCGAGCGGATCGCGTCGCCTGTGCCGATCGCGTTCAGCCGGTCGTTGACCACGCCCTGCACGACGGCCTGGGTCACGACTAGAACGGCACTGTTGCGCCCGCCGCCATTGCGTCCTCCGCCGCCCTGGGCGCCCTCGCCTTGCCCCGACCCACCGCCACCGGACTCCACGGCAGGAGCCACCTTGGCGACAATGTTTTCCGGGACGCCGGCATTTCTCAAAACATCAGCCGCACCCGGCACAAGAAAAATCCATCCGGCAAAGCCGGCCGCAATAACGATAAGAGAAAGAACAAACTGCTTCCAAAAAGCCATTCACGTCTCCGGAGGGACCAAGGGGTCAGACCTGGGACGATCGAAAAGAGCGCCTTTAGACATATTCCCCACCTGACTGCGGCAATATCGCCCCTTTACAAGCGGCCATCAAGCGCACGCGCCAGTCATTACAGAATTGTAATCTCCATCCTTGCGAAAACAGGTCACTTTTGCTTGAGCGGAGGCGTATTTCCGGCTCGAATTGCCAATTGCTACTTTGGGCATCTGCCGCCGCCCCAAATGCGCCGCGCCGGCAACGGTCGGATTCGTCCTGGAGGCGCTGGAATGAACCAAGAACATCTTTTCTGGCCTTTCCATCCCGAATCACTACATTACGCGCCATGAGCAATAGTTTCGACGATATCCCCTTCTTCGACGAAGAACCGGGCGAAGCGCCGCGCAAGCCGCAGGCGCCCGCCCCTGCAGCCGGAGGGATCGCCGCCCGCGCCATGGCTGCCCGCGACGGCGGCAAGCGGCCGGACTACCTCGCAGGCCTGAACCCCGAACAGACCGAAGCGGTCGAAACGCTGGAAGGCCCGGTGCTTGTGCTGGCGGGAGCCGGCACTGGCAAGACTCGCGTGCTGACGACCCGCATCGCGCATATCTTGAGCACCGGGCGCGCCTTTCCCTCGCAGATCCTCGCCGTCACCTTCACCAACAAGGCGGCGCGCGAAATGAAGGAACGCATCGCGCTACTCGTCGGCGGCGCCGTCGAAGGCATGCCCTGGCTCGGCACCTTTCACTCGATCGGCGTCAAGCTGCTTCGCCGCCACGCCGAGCTCGTCAGCCTGCGGTCCGATTTCACCATCCTCGATACCGACGACGTCGTGCGCCTCGTCAAGCAGCTGATCCAGGCCGAGGGCCTCGACGACAAGCGCTGGCCGGCCAAGCAATTCGCCGGCATGATCGATACGTGGAAGAACAAGGGCCTTAGCCCCGCCGACATTCCCGAAGGCGACGCCCGCGCTTTTGCCAACGGCAAGGGCCGGGAACTCTACTTCGCCTACCAGGCGCGATTGATGACCTTGAACGCCTGCGATTTTGGCGATCTGCTGATGCATCCCATTGCCATCTTCCGCAAAAACCCGGATTTGCTCAAGGAATACCACCAGCGCTTCCGCTATATCCTCGTCGACGAATACCAGGATACCAACACTGCGCAGTACATGTGGCTGCGGCTGTTGGCGCAGCGGCCGAGCCGCAAGTCGACCTCCCCCCTCGTGGGAGCAATGCCCGGCAGGGCAGAGGGCGATATCCCCTCCGACAGCGGCGCGAGTACACCCGCCTCTGTCGGCTCGCCCGATATCTTCCCCACAAGAGGGGAGATCAGAGACACCACGATCAACATCTGCTGCGTCGGCGACGACGACCAGTCGATCTATGGCTGGCGTGGCGCGGAAGTGGACAATATCCTGCGCTTCGAGAAAGATTTCCCGGGTGCCAAGGTCATCAAGCTGGAGCGCAACTACCGCTCGACCGAACACATCCTCGGCGCCGCCGCGCATCTAATCGCGCACAACGAGGGCCGGCTCGGCAAGACGCTGTTCACCGACCGCGTCGATCCGGAAGACGCCAAGGTGCAGGTGCATGCCTCCTGGGACAGCGAAGAGGAAGCCCGCGCCATCGGCGAGGAGATTGAGGTCCTGCAGCGCAAGCAACATAACCTCAACGACATGGCGATCCTGGTGCGCGCCTCCTTCCAGATGCGCGAATTCGAAGATCGCTTCGTGACGCTCGGCCTCAACTACCGCGTCATCGGCGGCCCGCGCTTTTACGAGCGCCTCGAAATCCGCGATGCCATGGCCTATTTCCGCCTCGTCGCCCAGCCCGCCGACGACCTGGCCTTCGAGCGCATCATCAACACCCCGAAGCGCGGCCTTGGCGACACGACCGTGCGCGCGCTGCACGACTACGCCCGTGCCCGCGACATTCCGATGCTCGCCGCAGCCGCCGACATCATTGAAACAGACGAGCTGAAACCGAAGGCGCGCAAGGCGCTCTTCGACGTGGTGCATAGCTTCAGGAACTGGCAGCAAAGGCTTGAAACGACTCCACATACCGAACTTGCCGAGCAAATCCTTGAAGAGTCCGGCTACACCGACATGTGGAAGGCCGACAAGACGGCGGAAGCGCCCGGCCGGCTGGAAAACCTCAAGGAACTCATCCGCTCGATGGAGAGCTTCGAGTCGTTGCGTGGCTTCCTGGAGCACGTCGCGCTGGTCATGGATGCCGAGCAGAACGAAGACCTCGACGCCGTCTCGATCATGACACTGCATTCGGCCAAGGGGTTGGAATTCGACACTGTCTTCCTGCCAGGCTGGGAAGAAGGCCTCTTCCCGCATCAGCGCTCGCTCGACGAAAGCGGCCGCGCCGGGCTTGAGGAGGAGCGCCGCCTCGCCTATGTCGGCATCACCCGGGCCAAGCGCCGCTGCCACATCTGGTTCGTCTCCAACCGCCGGATCCACGGCCTCTGGCAATCGACCATCCCCTCGCGGTTCCTCGACGAACTGCCGGAAACCCATGTCGAAGTCGCCGAAGTCGAGCAGAGCTACGGCGGTTACGGCCGCGGCGGCTACGGCCAGTCGCGCTTCGACAAGGCCGACCCCTTCGCCAATTCCTATTCCACCCCCGGCTGGAAACGCGCCCAAGCCAACAAGACCGACGCCACCCGCGACAATTGGGGCACCCGCTCGGGCCACGCGGTCGAACGTATCGGCTACGGCGAAAGCGGCCCCAAGGGCCGCACCATCGAAGGCGAACTCGTCGCCAAATCCACGTCCACCGAACCCTCCCGCTTCCAGATGGGCGACCGCGTCTTCCACCTGAAATTCGGCAATGGGAACATTACCGGGATCGAGGGCAACAAGCTGACGATCGATTTTGATCGGGCCGGGCAGAAGAGGGTGTTGGATGGGTTTGTCGAGCGGGTTTGACGAGCCGGCCTGCGCGGCGCGGCATCCTCGTCAGAAGTCTGACCCTGACATTCACGGCCGGCTTTTTTCGCGTTTATGCCGCCCCATTGCTTGAAGAAAAAGCCGTCTCGGATTCGTCACACGCAACTTTGATTTCACTCTATCCCTGCGACATCCATCGGTTGAATGTATCCGGCATTCGGCAATCGTTGCAGACGAGAGCTCGAAACGCTGTTCGAACGGGCTGGGGCCTCATTCCGACATCGGCGTCAAGCAGCTCACCCATTCGTGACTTCCCCCTCCGCCCTCCCTCCCCCATACTCCCTTCGGGCTGGTATAGGAGGATTGAGATGAAACGCTATTCACTATCGGTGATTGGTCTGTCTCTGGTGATTGCCGTTCTCAGCAATCCGGGCATTGCGCTGGCAGCTTGCAACAAGCTTGTTGGGACCTGACCTCTACAACCATCCATGCGGATGGCGACGCGACGGCGCTGCGCCCAAGCAAAACCTGACGGCCGGATAGAAGCCTGTGCCGAACGTCTTGTGGAGCGGGCATTCATGCCCGCTCACCCCAGCATCGGCATCTTGCCCATCCCCAGAATATCGTTGACGAGCGCGATCGCGATGCCGATGGCGACGATGCCCAATCCGATCAGGAAGAGCCGCCGCGCCCGGTCGTATTTGGCAGCAATCAGCGAATCCCGCGCCAAGAGATCGGCGAAGACCTTCACCTGCAGACCGATGCCGACGGTCAGGAGCAGCATCGGCAGGATGTCGATGCGGCTCCAGTCGTTCGGATTGGAGACCCAGCGGCTGATGAAGCTCAGCGAAAAGCCGAGAATGATGCCCGCAGCCGTCAGCGAGCCGTTGCGGAAGGTGGCGTCGATCTTCTCTTCTGGCCCTGGCTCGGTCATGGCTGGCTCCCGGCTGCTATTCGTGGCCAAGCAAGGCAGAAATAACCGGGATCGGCAAGAGAGCGCATCTGCCCTCTAGGCGCTGGCCTTCGCCCTGAGCTGCGCGCCACGCTCCGTAAGCAGCCCGCGCAGCAGGCTGCGGTGGCAGCGGCTTTCGTTTTCGCAGTAGCAGCCGACGGCGAAGTTGGCGGTGTGCGAGAGTGCGGCCAGCGTGTCGAGGACCCGACTGGTGTCGGGTGCGGCCATTTCCTTGAGATAGGCGCGGGAAAAGGCGTTCCACTCGGCTTCGGTCTGCGCTGCCTTGGCCTCGGCCACCAGCTCCTGGCTCGGCGACAGCATCGGCAGCCAGACGTCGTAATAGTCACGGCTCGCAAACTCCTCCTTCGGCACGCCGCGCGGCGGGCGGCGCACGGTGCCGATGCGCAAGCCCTCATCCTTGCTTCGTGGCGAGCCCAGTTGCACGATGCTGATTGCCATAGTGGTCTCCTCGCCTGGCCGGACGAGAAATCTAGCGCGACGGCCGTGTTTTCGCCAGCGGCCAAGACACGCCCCGTGGGCGCATAAGCCGATTGGCGTCCAATCCGCTCGCGGTCCGGGCGTACAGACAAGGATTGCAAAATCTCACGACCGACTTCGACTGGTATCTGCTTGTCGGCGACGAGACCGCCCTTCCCGCGATCGGCCGCCGCCTCGAGGAACTAACTACCGGCTTTCGCCCATGCGCTCGTGGTCGCCGAGGTTGCAGGCCCCGAAGAGGAGCAGGCGCTGGAAAGCAAGGCCAGGCTGACGACACTCTGGCTTCATCGCGGCGGGGCACCGGCCGGTACCACGGATCAGCTCGACCAGGCTTTGCGTGGCCTCACGCTCCCGCCGGCGACGGCTATGTCTGGATCGCTTGCGAAACACTCGCCGCCAAGCGCCCTGGGGCCATCATGGTCGATGAGCGCCAGCATCCGAAAGCTTGGATCAAAGCGGCGGGCTACCGGCAGCGCGGCCAGGCCGACTTCCACGAAACACATGGCCATTGCATCGCCGCCCGTGCCGCTGGGATAGGCTTGGGGCCTGCGTTACCCGATGAGGCGGCGCGCGGCAGGCCGCGTCGCGCCATCTCACTCGCGGCCGATCCGCGCTTCCTCCAAAAAAAGCTTGCGCTTGACCACCTGCAAATCCACTAGTTGATAGCGGCATATCCGCTTGGCATGCTGCACCGCAAACGTATGGAGTCGCCTGATGAAAGCGTTATTGCTGGTCGATATTCAGAATGGTTTTTGCCCGGGCGGCAATCTTCCGGTGCCGCACGGCGATCAGGTGGTGCCGGTCGCAAACAAGCTGATCGACAGCGGCAAATACGATCTGATCGTCGCCTCGCAGGACTGGCATCCACCCGGCCACGGAAGCTTTGCCTCCTCCCATCCGGGCAAGAAGCCTTTCGAAATGGGCGAGCTTTCCGGCAAGCCACAGATGATGTGGCCGGATCACTGCGTCAAGAACACCCTCGACGCGGAACTGCATCCGGCGTTGAAATCCGAAGAGATCGACCTCATCCAGCAAAAGGGCGAAAATCCGCTGGTGGACAGCTATTC
It includes:
- a CDS encoding ATP-dependent helicase: MSNSFDDIPFFDEEPGEAPRKPQAPAPAAGGIAARAMAARDGGKRPDYLAGLNPEQTEAVETLEGPVLVLAGAGTGKTRVLTTRIAHILSTGRAFPSQILAVTFTNKAAREMKERIALLVGGAVEGMPWLGTFHSIGVKLLRRHAELVSLRSDFTILDTDDVVRLVKQLIQAEGLDDKRWPAKQFAGMIDTWKNKGLSPADIPEGDARAFANGKGRELYFAYQARLMTLNACDFGDLLMHPIAIFRKNPDLLKEYHQRFRYILVDEYQDTNTAQYMWLRLLAQRPSRKSTSPLVGAMPGRAEGDIPSDSGASTPASVGSPDIFPTRGEIRDTTINICCVGDDDQSIYGWRGAEVDNILRFEKDFPGAKVIKLERNYRSTEHILGAAAHLIAHNEGRLGKTLFTDRVDPEDAKVQVHASWDSEEEARAIGEEIEVLQRKQHNLNDMAILVRASFQMREFEDRFVTLGLNYRVIGGPRFYERLEIRDAMAYFRLVAQPADDLAFERIINTPKRGLGDTTVRALHDYARARDIPMLAAAADIIETDELKPKARKALFDVVHSFRNWQQRLETTPHTELAEQILEESGYTDMWKADKTAEAPGRLENLKELIRSMESFESLRGFLEHVALVMDAEQNEDLDAVSIMTLHSAKGLEFDTVFLPGWEEGLFPHQRSLDESGRAGLEEERRLAYVGITRAKRRCHIWFVSNRRIHGLWQSTIPSRFLDELPETHVEVAEVEQSYGGYGRGGYGQSRFDKADPFANSYSTPGWKRAQANKTDATRDNWGTRSGHAVERIGYGESGPKGRTIEGELVAKSTSTEPSRFQMGDRVFHLKFGNGNITGIEGNKLTIDFDRAGQKRVLDGFVERV
- a CDS encoding DUF488 domain-containing protein, which gives rise to MAISIVQLGSPRSKDEGLRIGTVRRPPRGVPKEEFASRDYYDVWLPMLSPSQELVAEAKAAQTEAEWNAFSRAYLKEMAAPDTSRVLDTLAALSHTANFAVGCYCENESRCHRSLLRGLLTERGAQLRAKASA
- the pncA gene encoding bifunctional nicotinamidase/pyrazinamidase, translating into MKALLLVDIQNGFCPGGNLPVPHGDQVVPVANKLIDSGKYDLIVASQDWHPPGHGSFASSHPGKKPFEMGELSGKPQMMWPDHCVKNTLDAELHPALKSEEIDLIQQKGENPLVDSYSAFRDNDRDASTGLSDFLEDQGVTELDVCGLATDYCVKFSALDALEMMPGIKVRFIEDASRGITPEGVAAAIDEMHARGIEIIDSQKALTG